The following nucleotide sequence is from Erythrobacter aurantius.
GCGATGGCTTCCTGCGCGCGCGCCCATGCCGGCAGAGTGATGCGCACCTCACTGCCATCGGGCGCCATGCGCAAGGTCAGCCGCCGCGCGCTGTGGTGGCGGCGCAAGGCAATCGGCAGCGTCACGCCGTTGAGGTCGATCTGCGGCTCCATCGCCGAACGCTTGAGCCAGTCGATCATTCGGCCGCATCCTCGATGCGGAAGCCTGCCTTCGCCGCGCGGCGCGGTGGGCTCCATTCGACGATGTGGTGTTCAAGCGGCCCGGCGTCGGTTTCGCTGATCACCCGCCCGGCCACTGAAACGCCTGCGCGCACCACGTCTTCGCGATCTCCGGTGATGAGGTAATGCCAGTGATGCAGCGGCCGCCCTTCGGCCCGAAGCCGATAGGCGCAGGTGGTGGGTAGCCACGGCACATCGTCGATGATCGCGAGCGTCAGGCGCAGGCAATCGGGCACGAAGGCCTTGCGGTTGCGGTAGTCGCTGCATTGCGCGGTGCTGCAATCGAGCAGTTTGCAGGCGACATTGGTGTCAGCGATCTCGCCGGTGTCGGCATCCTCGATCTTGTGCAGGCAGCAGCGCCCGCAGCCATCGCACAATGCCTCCCATTCGGGCCGCGTCAGCTCCGCCAGCGGGAGCTCCCAGAATGTGGGCCTCAGCGTACCCATCGTTCCAACTCGGCCGCGACGCCTTCGGCCTGCTTGTCGGTCGGGATAATGCCGAGCGGCGAGCCGTCTGGCGCGAACAGGTATGTGAGCGTGGTGTGCTGCATGTTGTACCAGCCGGTTTCGTCAGGCGGCAGCTTGGTGGCAGAGCCGCCGAAAGCAGCGACAACCGCCGCAATCTCCTCTTCCGATCCGGTCAGCCCGATCAGGCGGGGGTGAAACGCGTTCACGAACTGGTCGAGCGCTTCGATGGTGTCGCGCGCGGGATCGATCGAGACGAAAATCGGCTGCACTTTTCCGGCAAGGTCGGGATGGGCTTCCTCAAACCG
It contains:
- a CDS encoding YcgN family cysteine cluster protein, producing the protein MGTLRPTFWELPLAELTRPEWEALCDGCGRCCLHKIEDADTGEIADTNVACKLLDCSTAQCSDYRNRKAFVPDCLRLTLAIIDDVPWLPTTCAYRLRAEGRPLHHWHYLITGDREDVVRAGVSVAGRVISETDAGPLEHHIVEWSPPRRAAKAGFRIEDAAE
- a CDS encoding SCO family protein, whose product is MNILSKFSRAVAFCAGLGAAVALSACGELPAGEEAYGPSADGVDLRGSTIGGEFELTSNKGEKVKWSDFDGQYRLIYFGFTSCPDICPTDVQRFTMGLSRFEEAHPDLAGKVQPIFVSIDPARDTIEALDQFVNAFHPRLIGLTGSEEEIAAVVAAFGGSATKLPPDETGWYNMQHTTLTYLFAPDGSPLGIIPTDKQAEGVAAELERWVR